From the genome of Actinomycetes bacterium, one region includes:
- a CDS encoding adenylate/guanylate cyclase domain-containing protein, producing MKPETRYARSGEVSIAYQVVGEGPLDLVYVPGWVTNIELMWEEPSYARFLDRLASFSRLLLIDKRGTGLSDRVVEAELPTLEQRIDDVRAVMDAVGSQRAALVGHSEGGNMAVLFAATYPQRTLALVAFGIFATRVWSPDYPWAPTPRERQAWYDRVEQEWGGPVDLADLAPSVAGDERFRRWWATYLRQGASPKAALTLAKMNTQIDLRAILPTIRVPTLILHRSGDRDARIEEGRYIAARIPGARLVELAGVDHLPWVGDQDTVLDEVQEFLTGVRRELDRFHGRAVKTVGDGFLATFDGPARAIRCACAIRDALGGLGLQIRAGLHTGECELIGDDIGGIAVHIGARVAALAGPGEVLVSRTVKDLVAGSAIQFEDRGTQSLKGVQEPWRLFAVR from the coding sequence GTGAAGCCGGAGACCCGCTACGCCAGGAGCGGCGAGGTCAGCATCGCCTACCAGGTCGTCGGGGAGGGTCCCTTGGACCTGGTGTACGTCCCCGGCTGGGTCACCAACATCGAGCTGATGTGGGAGGAGCCGAGCTACGCCCGGTTCCTGGACCGTCTGGCCTCGTTCTCCCGGCTGCTGCTGATCGACAAGCGAGGAACGGGGCTGTCGGATCGTGTTGTCGAAGCCGAGCTGCCCACCCTGGAGCAGCGGATAGACGACGTGCGGGCGGTCATGGACGCGGTGGGGTCGCAGCGGGCGGCGCTGGTGGGCCACTCCGAGGGCGGCAACATGGCGGTGCTGTTCGCGGCGACCTATCCGCAGCGGACCCTGGCGCTGGTGGCGTTTGGGATCTTCGCCACGCGGGTCTGGTCGCCTGACTACCCCTGGGCGCCCACCCCCAGGGAGCGCCAAGCCTGGTATGACCGGGTCGAGCAGGAGTGGGGCGGCCCGGTCGACCTGGCTGACCTCGCGCCGAGCGTCGCCGGGGACGAACGGTTCCGGCGATGGTGGGCGACCTATCTGCGGCAGGGCGCCAGCCCCAAGGCGGCGCTGACCCTGGCCAAGATGAACACCCAGATCGACCTGCGCGCGATCCTGCCCACGATCCGCGTCCCGACCCTGATCCTGCACCGCAGCGGCGACCGGGACGCGAGGATCGAGGAAGGCAGGTACATCGCCGCCCGCATCCCGGGCGCGAGGTTGGTCGAGCTCGCCGGCGTCGACCATCTCCCCTGGGTCGGCGACCAGGACACGGTGCTGGATGAGGTCCAGGAATTCCTCACCGGCGTCCGGCGGGAGCTGGACCGCTTCCACGGCCGGGCGGTCAAGACCGTGGGCGACGGGTTCCTAGCCACCTTCGACGGGCCGGCCCGCGCGATCCGCTGCGCATGCGCGATCCGCGACGCACTCGGCGGGCTCGGCCTCCAGATCCGGGCCGGGCTGCACACCGGGGAGTGCGAGCTGATCGGGGATGACATCGGTGGCATCGCGGTCCACATCGGCGCCCGGGTGGCGGCGCTGGCAGGGCCGGGTGAGGTCCTGGTGTCCAGGACGGTCAAGGACCTGGTGGCCGGGTCCGCCATCCAGTTCGAGGACCGGGGCACCCAGAGCCTCAAGGGAGTCCAGGAACCGTGGCGGCTGTTCGCTGTTCGGTGA
- a CDS encoding nitroreductase family protein — protein sequence MPTAAGFDLVQTDRLLTTTRSVRKRLDLSRPVERDVVLECLRIALQAPIGGNSQPWRWLIVDDPAVRARLAELYRRSHDPYLAANRAAAQQAGRTDMDKILDSSQYLSDHLHEVPVLVVPCVLQRLPENASVFDAAGLYGSIVPAVWNFMLALRSRGLGSAYTTLHLANEREAAGVLGIPETVTQVAMIPVAYYTGDSFKPAMRRPVEQVVYVNRWRQKVDA from the coding sequence ATGCCCACCGCAGCGGGCTTCGACCTGGTCCAGACCGATCGGCTCCTCACCACCACGCGGTCGGTGCGCAAGCGGCTCGACCTATCGCGTCCGGTGGAGCGGGACGTCGTGCTCGAGTGCCTGCGCATCGCGCTGCAGGCGCCCATCGGCGGCAACAGCCAGCCCTGGCGCTGGCTCATCGTCGACGATCCCGCCGTTCGCGCGCGGCTCGCCGAGCTGTACCGCCGCAGCCACGACCCGTACCTGGCGGCGAACCGGGCGGCGGCACAGCAGGCGGGCCGCACCGACATGGACAAGATCCTCGACTCGTCGCAGTACCTGTCCGACCACCTGCACGAGGTGCCGGTGCTGGTGGTCCCATGCGTGTTGCAGCGTCTGCCGGAGAACGCGTCGGTGTTCGACGCCGCGGGGCTCTACGGGTCGATCGTGCCGGCGGTGTGGAACTTCATGCTCGCGCTACGCAGCCGGGGGCTCGGGTCGGCGTACACGACGCTGCACCTGGCCAACGAGCGGGAGGCCGCCGGGGTCCTCGGCATCCCCGAGACGGTCACCCAGGTTGCCATGATCCCCGTCGCCTACTACACGGGCGACAGCTTCAAGCCCGCGATGCGCCGCCCGGTCGAGCAGGTCGTATACGTGAACCGGTGGCGGCAGAAGGTGGACGCATGA